One window of Camelina sativa cultivar DH55 chromosome 4, Cs, whole genome shotgun sequence genomic DNA carries:
- the LOC104781313 gene encoding F-box protein SKIP5 isoform X2 — translation MEIHEISTKLNKERPPKRIAQPRMKRRMKSDDSLTSLNNLDDGCLMHILSFLAPIPDRYNTALVCHRWRYLACHPRLWLRVDRFVKDLTQPGVFRNIESAVSAARPGDTILIGAGGNHHVSNIQIKKPLCLELFVIETLLMNVKELEFDN, via the exons ATGGAGATTCATGAGATCTCAACAAAGCTCAACAAGGAGAGGCCTCCCAAGAGAATAGCTCAACCGAGGATGAAGAGACGAATGAAATCTGATGATTCCCTCACGTCTCTTAACAATCTTGACGATGGTTGCCTTATGCATATCCTCAGCTTCCTAGCTCCAATTCCTG ATAGGTATAACACAGCACTCGTTTGCCACAGATGGCGATATCTGGCGTGTCATCCTCGCTTGTGGCTCCGTGTTGACCGTTTTGTTAAGGATTTAACTCAGCCTGGAGTTTTCCGCAACATTGAGTCAGCGGTATCTGCGGCAAG ACCCGGCGATACCATTTTAATTGGAGCCGGTGGGAATCATCACGTTTCTAATATTCAGATTAAAAAGCCTCTTTGCCTG GAGCTGTTTGTAATTGAGACACTTctaatgaatgttaaagaatTAGAATTTGATAACTAA